From Oligoflexia bacterium, the proteins below share one genomic window:
- a CDS encoding cytochrome c3 family protein, which translates to MAPNSPITSKIIVAVLVLCFIVGGFVFAISPAKNQGYAPAQPLPFSHKTHAGKYQIPCMYCHVSVEKSRHATVPAMNVCMNCHKMVKTDSPHIKKLTESYEQGKPIPWIKVHDLPEFTYFNHKRHIARGVKCQTCHGEVQNMDTVKQYAPLTMGWCVNCHRQPQYNAPTSCDTCHR; encoded by the coding sequence ATGGCACCGAACAGTCCCATTACGTCGAAAATCATCGTCGCTGTCCTCGTCTTGTGCTTTATTGTTGGTGGTTTTGTTTTCGCAATCTCACCAGCAAAAAACCAAGGCTATGCGCCAGCCCAACCGCTTCCATTCAGTCACAAGACCCATGCAGGCAAATATCAAATTCCCTGTATGTATTGTCACGTTTCTGTAGAGAAATCACGGCATGCCACAGTCCCTGCCATGAACGTCTGCATGAACTGTCACAAAATGGTCAAGACCGATAGCCCCCACATTAAGAAGCTCACGGAAAGCTATGAACAAGGAAAACCAATTCCTTGGATCAAAGTGCATGATCTTCCTGAATTTACTTACTTCAACCACAAACGTCATATTGCCCGTGGTGTGAAGTGCCAAACATGTCATGGTGAAGTTCAAAATATGGACACAGTTAAGCAATACGCACCATTAACCATGGGCTGGTGTGTGAATTGTCACAGACAACCTCAATACAACGCACCCACCTCGTGCGACACATGTCATCGGTAG
- a CDS encoding HNH endonuclease signature motif containing protein → MDLKKLSDFELETELKSAVREENLAQTKVLHLLDEAERRRLYSKEYSSLHAYCVKTLKYTEGAAQRRVDTMRAMKLIPEIEIKILSGELNLSSVAQAQTFFRHEKKSGKPYSLDQKIGLLAKLENKSTRECIQTLVAISPNSIPQEKRRVLTKDKTELKVVLDEVVLEKLDKLKALMSHKNPNMTDSELINELADIALKKFDPALKPIKAKKENKKPENLNAPPPPAPEVRTQNDIPNSNMSISRYIPQQLKIFVWQRDKGKCTYPKCESRYFLEYDHISPIVLGGKTCAENLRLLCKAHNQRAAINSFGFKHMNKFINA, encoded by the coding sequence ATGGATCTTAAAAAATTATCTGACTTTGAATTAGAAACCGAACTCAAATCTGCTGTGCGAGAAGAAAATCTCGCACAAACAAAAGTGCTTCATCTGTTAGATGAAGCCGAAAGGCGAAGACTTTACTCCAAAGAATACTCCTCTCTTCATGCCTATTGCGTGAAGACATTAAAATATACAGAGGGAGCTGCGCAGAGGCGAGTCGACACCATGCGAGCAATGAAACTTATCCCTGAAATTGAAATCAAAATTTTATCAGGTGAACTCAATCTTTCATCCGTTGCCCAAGCCCAAACCTTTTTTAGACATGAAAAGAAATCTGGAAAACCATATTCCTTAGATCAAAAAATTGGGCTCCTTGCAAAGCTTGAAAATAAATCCACTCGTGAATGCATTCAGACTTTAGTTGCTATTTCTCCAAATTCCATACCTCAAGAAAAAAGACGTGTACTTACGAAAGATAAGACTGAATTAAAAGTTGTGCTCGACGAAGTGGTACTAGAAAAACTCGATAAGCTAAAAGCGCTCATGAGTCATAAAAATCCCAATATGACAGATAGTGAACTGATTAATGAATTGGCGGATATTGCGCTCAAAAAATTCGATCCCGCGCTAAAACCAATCAAAGCAAAAAAAGAAAATAAAAAACCAGAAAATCTTAACGCACCACCACCTCCGGCGCCGGAGGTTCGAACCCAAAATGACATACCAAATTCTAATATGAGTATTAGTCGATATATCCCGCAACAACTTAAAATCTTCGTTTGGCAAAGAGACAAAGGTAAATGTACATACCCCAAGTGCGAGTCACGTTATTTTTTAGAGTACGATCATATTTCACCCATTGTTCTTGGTGGAAAAACTTGCGCTGAAAACTTACGACTTCTTTGCAAAGCTCATAATCAGAGGGCTGCTATCAATAGCTTTGGATTTAAACATATGAACAAATTTATCAATGCTTAG
- a CDS encoding cytochrome c biogenesis protein ResB yields the protein MITLAAILAYGTFYEAEHGTAQAQRVIYKSWFMSLELCLLIINLTCAAIDRMPWKKNHVGFVITHSGIITLLLGSFITQQKGLDGSLPLSISETADSFMVPEAEFQVYQSFDGRPFALLLQSPVDFDRKTPEKNDYTFKLVDDDVIKVTRYIAKAVRRIEVKASESKASMPAVLFKLYNERVNVNEWLGLDNQIPPFYDLGPATVSFIKGNEPKPEVGKNQILLVQDPKTLSLRYTIYSMRQVKPVASGIVEPGKDYDTGWMNLKFKVEKYFPSAEVDAGFVDAERGNENHTQAIEAQIGNKKSWFELGNPHEIKGAQTKYWVNFTHRKFNLGFQLNLKKFKLATYGGSHLPMSYESTVLVDSKQEIVISMNEPLHNKDFTLYQSSYELNERGEPTVSVFSVNYDPGRRIKYLGSICICLGIMIMFYWKPRWTRKKKV from the coding sequence ATGATCACGTTAGCCGCTATATTAGCCTATGGAACCTTCTATGAGGCTGAGCACGGCACAGCCCAAGCGCAAAGAGTAATCTATAAAAGCTGGTTTATGAGTTTAGAACTTTGCTTACTCATCATCAATCTCACTTGCGCTGCAATTGATCGCATGCCCTGGAAGAAAAACCACGTAGGTTTTGTCATTACCCACTCAGGTATAATCACCCTACTTTTGGGCTCCTTTATTACTCAACAAAAAGGGCTTGATGGGTCACTGCCCCTTTCAATATCAGAAACCGCTGATAGCTTTATGGTGCCTGAAGCTGAATTTCAGGTGTATCAGAGTTTTGATGGACGACCTTTCGCACTACTTTTACAAAGCCCGGTTGATTTTGATCGTAAAACGCCTGAGAAAAATGACTACACTTTTAAACTTGTTGATGACGATGTTATTAAAGTGACTCGCTACATTGCCAAAGCCGTAAGACGCATTGAAGTAAAAGCCTCAGAGAGTAAAGCCTCAATGCCTGCTGTTTTATTTAAGCTCTATAATGAACGCGTAAACGTCAATGAATGGCTTGGCCTTGATAATCAAATTCCACCATTTTATGATTTGGGCCCGGCCACTGTTTCATTTATCAAAGGAAATGAACCAAAACCTGAAGTAGGAAAAAATCAAATTCTACTTGTTCAAGATCCAAAAACTTTAAGCTTACGTTACACAATTTATTCAATGAGACAAGTAAAGCCAGTAGCTTCTGGAATTGTTGAACCCGGAAAAGATTACGACACAGGCTGGATGAATCTAAAATTCAAAGTCGAAAAATATTTCCCCAGTGCTGAGGTTGATGCTGGATTCGTAGATGCAGAACGTGGAAATGAAAACCATACCCAAGCCATTGAAGCTCAAATCGGAAATAAAAAATCTTGGTTTGAACTAGGTAATCCCCATGAAATAAAAGGTGCTCAAACAAAATACTGGGTTAACTTCACCCATCGAAAATTTAATCTAGGTTTTCAACTCAATTTGAAAAAATTTAAATTAGCGACCTATGGTGGAAGTCATTTACCCATGAGCTACGAAAGTACTGTCTTGGTTGATTCAAAACAAGAAATAGTGATCTCAATGAATGAACCCCTTCATAATAAAGACTTCACCCTTTATCAATCAAGCTATGAACTCAATGAACGTGGCGAGCCCACAGTCTCCGTATTCTCGGTGAACTATGACCCAGGGCGCAGGATTAAATACTTAGGTTCCATTTGTATATGCCTAGGCATTATGATCATGTTTTACTGGAAACCTCGTTGGACCAGAAAAAAGAAAGTTTAA
- the ccsA gene encoding cytochrome c biogenesis protein CcsA: MKLKHIIFSTLLLLTPQSQALDVTEFESLPIQDGGRVKPFDTFAKENVQLITGTQKYEGKNATELVMAWLFFPDQWLNQKFIQIKHLQLKKDLDMPETQSYLSPQDVIKNTKLPNIFTELMHLQKEKKKLDNYYTAVNRLNNQLQSYQEIIAGRNIRLVPQALSPDWLPISDIKGELQQAFNNIANNYYAAIAKKDDTLFVNAVKEFAQATKLQAPQSYPQYSEIKMELIYNKYHPFRIAYIFYLLAIAAFTYSLSSTKKAPWYFALALCFAGTLVHIFGFALRCWIAGRPPVSNMYESVIWVALGCIVIGVIFELIYKRKYIGLAASAMATLCLIIGDAAPAVLDQSIRPLEPVLRSNYWLTIHVLTITLSYAAFALATGIGNIALSYYVRGVETQNKEKINALSLYVYRSIQVGVLLLTAGTILGGVWADYSWGRFWGWDPKETWALIADLFYLAVLHGRFSGWLKAFGTIAASVVAFSGVIMAWYGVNFVLGVGLHSYGFGGGGVGYVGSVLAVQLLYVAIAGYQHRKVLKKAKT, encoded by the coding sequence ATGAAACTTAAACACATTATTTTTAGTACACTTCTTTTGCTAACACCTCAAAGCCAAGCTCTTGATGTTACTGAATTTGAATCTTTACCCATTCAAGATGGTGGAAGAGTTAAACCCTTTGATACATTTGCAAAAGAAAACGTTCAACTCATCACAGGCACTCAAAAATACGAAGGCAAAAACGCTACTGAACTTGTAATGGCATGGCTGTTTTTCCCAGATCAATGGCTTAACCAAAAATTTATTCAAATAAAACATCTCCAGCTTAAAAAAGATTTAGATATGCCTGAGACCCAGAGCTATTTGAGCCCTCAGGATGTAATTAAAAACACAAAGCTTCCGAATATTTTTACAGAGCTAATGCATCTTCAAAAAGAAAAGAAAAAATTAGACAATTATTATACAGCCGTTAATCGACTTAATAATCAATTACAATCCTATCAAGAAATCATTGCAGGAAGAAACATCAGGCTTGTTCCTCAAGCATTGAGCCCTGATTGGCTCCCCATCTCTGATATCAAAGGTGAGCTGCAACAAGCATTTAATAATATTGCTAATAATTATTACGCAGCCATCGCTAAAAAAGACGACACACTTTTTGTAAATGCTGTTAAAGAATTTGCACAAGCTACAAAACTACAAGCTCCTCAGAGTTACCCTCAATATTCAGAAATAAAAATGGAGCTTATCTACAACAAATATCATCCCTTTCGAATCGCATATATTTTCTATTTACTCGCAATCGCAGCATTTACTTATTCTTTAAGTTCAACCAAGAAAGCCCCCTGGTATTTTGCTCTAGCACTTTGTTTTGCCGGAACCCTCGTACACATTTTTGGCTTTGCATTAAGATGCTGGATCGCTGGCCGCCCCCCTGTTTCAAATATGTATGAATCAGTTATTTGGGTTGCTCTAGGTTGCATAGTCATAGGTGTGATTTTTGAATTAATTTACAAAAGAAAATACATCGGCCTTGCTGCTAGTGCCATGGCAACACTTTGCCTGATCATTGGAGATGCCGCACCTGCTGTTTTAGATCAAAGCATTAGGCCTCTAGAGCCCGTACTTCGCAGTAATTACTGGCTTACGATACATGTGTTAACTATTACTTTAAGTTATGCAGCCTTTGCCTTAGCCACAGGAATCGGAAACATTGCTTTAAGTTATTATGTTCGGGGAGTTGAAACTCAGAACAAAGAAAAAATAAATGCCCTAAGCTTGTATGTTTATCGATCCATTCAAGTTGGAGTATTACTGCTCACAGCGGGTACTATCTTAGGTGGAGTTTGGGCTGATTATTCTTGGGGCCGTTTTTGGGGTTGGGATCCAAAAGAAACTTGGGCACTCATTGCTGATCTCTTTTATCTCGCTGTTTTACACGGCCGTTTTTCTGGTTGGCTCAAAGCCTTTGGCACTATCGCTGCTTCAGTTGTCGCATTTTCTGGAGTCATCATGGCATGGTACGGAGTAAATTTCGTGTTAGGCGTTGGCCTTCATAGCTATGGTTTTGGCGGTGGCGGCGTAGGTTACGTCGGATCAGTCCTTGCGGTTCAACTTTTGTATGTAGCAATAGCAGGCTATCAGCATCGAAAAGTTTTGAAAAAAGCGAAGACCTGA